AATGTCAGATCACGCGGTGGATCGGGAGGTAAATGAGATGATTTTAGACCATTTGCTCACAGCTGCAGTCTATTTTGCTGCAGGAGTTATTCTGATGCTTCTCGGTATCTTTGCGTTCAGGTTATTCAATCCGAAATATAATGTAAAAGATGAACTCGTCGAGAAAGATAATTTTGCATTTGCGATAGTTTTTGCGAGCTATTTTGCGGGAGTAATCATATCAATCGGAGGAGTCTTTTTCGGACCGTCCGGAGGACTTGTAAATGATTTGATAGATATTGCCATTTACGGGCTTCTTTCCATCATACTGCTGAATATTTCTGCATATATAAATGACTGGTTTATACTGCGGAAGATTGATGCTCCTAAAGAAATAACTGTGGACAGAAATGCCGGAACTGCGGTTGTACTTGGTGCTTCATCCATCGCCACAGGACTTGTGGTCTCGAGTGCAGTTTCAGGTGAAGGCGGAAGTATTCTGACAGCGATTGCATTTTGGGTGATCGGCCAGTTTGCTCTTATTTTATTTTCATTTTTATATCAGTTTATCACTCCATACGATTATTTAAAAGAGATAGAACAGGACAATGTGGCTGTTGGACTTGGATTCGCAGGTATCCTGATTGCCATATCCATAATAATCAATGAAGCGATGTTTGGTGATTTTCCGGGCTGGGAAAATTTCATATCTGATGTTGTGGTCGATCTATTGATTGGTATTGTTTTGCTTCCTCTGGTCAGAATCCTGACGGATAAGGTGATTCTTCCCGGCAAGCGATTAAGTTATGAAGTTCAGGGACAGTCAGTGCCAAATACTGGTGCCGGCCTGATAGAGGCTTTTGTTTATATAGGATCTGCACTACTAATAGGCTGGGCTCTATAGGTTTGTGAAAAAATCCAACCTTTTAAAGTTATGTCTCTTTGCCACAGGAGTTTCGGGCATTGTGGCGGAGTATATTCTCTCTACTCTTGCTGCATATTTTCTTGGAGACTCGGTCATTCAATGGACGCTTATTGTCTCTTTGATGCTGTTTTCCATGGGGCTTGGGAGCAGTTTAAGTAAATTTATTAAACATAATTTACTCGAAAAATTCATCCTGATTGAGTTTACACTCTCTATAGCGACCTCATTTTCAGCAATAATTGTCTACTCGATATCCGCATTCCCTGAATTTCGGGGAGTTACAATCTATTCACTCTCTATTTTTATCGGATTATTGATCGGACTGGAGATTCCAATCGTAACCCGTCTGAACGAAGAGTTCGAAGAACTGAGGGTCAATATCGCGAATGTACTGGAAAAAGACTACTATGGAAGTCTGGTCGGTGGCATTTTTTTCGCTTTTGTTGGTTTGCCGATCATCGGACTGACTTACACTCCCTTTATCTTGGGTGCGATAGATTTCTCAGTAGCACTACTGCTTTATTTGCACCTTCGCGAGCGATTTAAATATTCAAAAATTGCGATGGGAACATTGATTATTTCAGTTACTATTATCATTGTTTCAGGTGCCATATTTTCGAATCCAATAATCCGTTTTTCCGAGCAGTTAAAATACCTCGACAATATTGTTTATGAAGAGCAGACCAAATATCAGAAAATTGTTATTACAAAATGGAAAGAATATCACTGGCTCTACTTAAATAACAGTGTTCAATTTAGCACTTACGATGAATCGCTTTATCACGAACCCCTCGTCCATATTCCTCTTCAAATGTCCGGGAGTATGGATCGTGTACTAATACTTGGCGGTGGAGACGGTTGTGCAGCAAGGGAAGTCCTGAAATATCCTGCCGTGAAGGAAATTTATCTTGTGGATATTGATAAGGCAATTACCGACCTCGCGCAAAAAAACGATATACTCCTCGAGATTAATAAGGGCTCTCTGAATAACAAAAAAGTCAAAATCATTAACACGGACGCTTTTCGGTATCTGGAGGAAAGCAATAGTCTATACGATGTCATCATCGCAGATTTCCCTGACCCAAGAAATTCCGATATCAGTCGTCTGTATTCCAAAGAGTTTTATTCGATTGTCCAAAAACATCTCTCAAAAGATGGAATATTTATAACCCAGGCATGTAGTCCATATTTCGCTGCGAAGGCTTTCTTTTGTATTGATACAACGATTAAAGCATCCGGTTTCAGTACGCTTAGAATGAGAAATCATGTTCCAACAATGGGGGAGTGGGGGTATATCATCGGTTCGACTTCGCTTAACGGGGAGCAACTCAAACAAAAATATAATGAAATTAAAATTGATGAGCATATAACCAACTGGTTAAATAACAATGTGTTAGATGCCCTCATCTCATTTGGTAAATCTCCTCTGAAAGATAATGAGGAAATTAAGGTAAATAATCTTACTGAGCCGGTTCTTTACCGGTATTTTGAACAGGGAGACTGGGGTCTTTATTAACCAAATAGAACTGGAACTGCTATATTGATATTTTGTTTTAATACTTTTTGGAATACACATGTTTGAAGGCGCTTTCGGTCCGATTATTGTCGGACTTTTAAGGATTTGCGATGTTAGTCTGGGAACACTCAGAACCATACTCGTTGTTCAGGGCAAAAAATATCTTGCAGGATTTGTCGGATTCTTCGAAGCTGCAATCTGGGTTATCGCAGTCAGTCAGATTTTTGCGTATCTTAATGACAATCCATGGATGATACTTGGGTATGCAACAGGTTACGGGCTTGGAAATGTTATCGGGGTGTGGTTCGAACAAAAGATCGGACTGGGATTTGTCCAGGTTACAATTTTTTCTTTGGAGAAATCGGACGAAATTGCAGCAGAACTCAGGTCGTCTGCCTTCGGAGTAACGATTCTTCCGGCAGAAGGTCTCACCGGTAACATCAAAATGCTCATATCTGTCGTTGACAGAAAAAAACAAAGACATCTCATGAAACTTGTTGAGTCGATCGACTCAAAAGCGTTTATTTCAATTCAGTCATCACTCCCTTATCGGGGATATAGACCCGGAGCCAGAATTTAGTCTTAAAGAACAATTGTTAATAATTTGTTAATCTGACTGTTGTTAAAATTCAAATTGAGTCTAAGTAAATTTCGAAGCCATTATTTTAAAATTATGGCAATTGATTCACATATGAGAAAATCATGGAAATTTATTACTTAGTTATAGTTTTTGTTCTTTTTATACTTGCAGTTTCTGATTTGATATTTGGTGTTGCTAATGATGCAGTTAACTTTCTAAATTCAGCCATCGGTTCCAAAGTTGCTCCGAGACATATTATACTTGTCTTCGCAAGTTTGGGTGTTCTTGGTGGAGCTCTGTTTTCGAGTGGAATGATGGAAGTGGCAAGGAAAGGTCTCTTCAATCCTGAGATGTTCAATTTTGCACAAGTGATGGGCCTTTTTGTAGCTGTAATGTTTACGGATGTACTGCTTCTTGATCTTTACAATACTTTTGGATTACCCACTTCTACGACGGTTTCTCTGGTATTTGGACTGCTGGGGGCAGCCCTGGGGACAGCAACATTTAATGTTTTATCCACATCGGGCAATTTAGATAGTGTGATGACTTTCATTAACACCGAAAGAGCATTTATCATAATCAGCGGGATTTTTCTTTCCGTGATAATATCGTTTAATGTTTCTTTGGTTGTTCAATATTTTGTAAGGATGATCTTTACATTCGATTACAAACCAAGAATAAAGAAGTATGGTGCAATTTTTGGTGCTGTGGCATTTTCACTCATTTCGTTCTTTTTATTCTCCAAAGGTTTGAAGGGTTCCATTTTTGAACATACAGCCTTTGCAGACTGGGTGACACATCACATTCTTGAGAGTTTAGCTTATTCTTTTGCCATTTCTTTGGTTTTATTCTTTATTCTGAATAATATCCTTAAAATAAATATCTTTAAACCCATCGTTATTCTCGGAACATTCGCTTTAGCCTTTGCATTTGCTGCAAATGATCTGGTAAATTTTATTGGTGTTCCTCTTGCAGGCTATCAGGCGTTTCAAAGTGTTTCGTTTGACTCTGATCCTTCAAATACAATGATGTCGTCTTTAAAAGAAGGCGGTGCTGTGCCATTTCTGATACTCGTTTTATCGGGTGTGATAATGATCGTTACAATATGGAAATCGAAAAAATCCAATACTGTGACAAAAACAGAAGTTAATCTTTCCCGACAAGGAAAAGGGAAGGAAAAATTCAAGAAGTCCAGCATCGCAAAAAATGTGGTAAAATCCACACTTTTCATTTTTGATATGTTCAAATCTGTTTCACCTAAAATTCTGACCAATTGGATTAACTCCCGTTTTGATAAATCAAAATATCAGCCGGAACCGGGACCGGATGGCAAAATACCTTCTTTCGACCTTATAAGAGCATCGGTTAATCTTGTGGTTGCATCCAGTCTGATTTCATTTGGAACATCTTTGAAACTACCGCTATCCACAACTTTTGTTACATTCATTGTTGCGATGGGAACCTCTCTTGCTGACAGAGCCTGGGAACATGATAACGCTGTAAATAGAGTTAATGGCGTGCTGACAGTGGTTGGTGGATGGTTTCTTACAGCCGTTTTTGCTCTTGTTATTTCTTTTATTTTCGCGCTCATGATTTCTGCAGGTGGATTGGCAATTATCATGTTGCTTCTTTTGTTATCTGCTTTCCTGATATTCAGAACACACAAATATCATGGAGAACAAGTCAAAAAGGAAGAAGAAGCTGACGCTAAATCAAAATAAATAAAATCAGGTATTCGTAGAAAAACCGCCTTCGGGCGGTTTTTTTTTAATCAATTTTTAAGCAGGCGAAATTAATATTATAAACCGATTTTCGCTAATTTTGTTTATGGAATTTAAGATATTTGAAGCTATCCCCCGGAAGTATAAAATATGATCAAAAATCGGTATCTACCTGTAATATTTTTCTTTATTTCAATTGCGGTGTGCTCGCAATCGCTTGATAATCCCTCCTTCGTCGATACACTCTCCGTAAAACGGGCTCTGCACCTGGCAGTACTGAAAAGTCCGAAATTACAGAAGCTTGTCCAGGCAGTAAATCAAAAAAAGGCAGAATTAAGAGGGAACAGCGGACTCTCTGATCCGGTGCTTTCTTACTCGCGTGAAGGCATCGGAAATACAAGTTTCTCCTCTTTTGATGAACAAAGACTGGGTATTTCACAAGACATCATTTTCCCGGTTACAACTTCACGAATTACCGACAGAATAAGTTCAGAAATCGAAGCTCTTCAACTTGAATATGAAAATGCCCTCCTCCTACTTCGCGAAGAGATTAAAAAATCCTATTCACAACTTCAGTATGGTCTGGAAATATTGCATCTCGCAGAGAGTGAACTGGAGATTTCAAAGGGTGTCTATGAAGCCGTGAAATTGAAGTTTGAATCCGGGGAAGCGACAAAAATTGAGTTACTCAAAGCTAAAATACAGGTAAATGAAGCAGAAAATTCGATTTCGGAGGCGCAAAATTACCTGCACCAGTCACGATACAGTCTGTTCAATCAGATTGGACTCGAGACCACAAACCAGAAATATTCGATCAATTTCCCCGATACACTCTATTACAAAAAAACTGAAATTTCCCAGAGCGATATACTCTCTACTTTTTATGACATGCCTGGTGTGCGTTCCAAGAAAAAACTTATTGAAGCCGCAGAAAATCAACTCCGGGTTGCTGAAGCCGCTTATTTCCCAAATATCTCACTTAATCTATTTGGACAGGATTTCGGATCCGGTTTTAAAGCACTGGGCTTTGAGGTCGGGGTATCGCTTCCACTCTGGTTTCAAAGTAATCAACGAAGTCTCATCGATCATTCAATTTCATCAGTTAAAATATCTGATGAAAACTACCGTGAGGAACTTCTATTGATGAAAAAGGAAGTTGAAATTGCATGGCATGGCTACGAGTCCGCCGGTGAAAATTTGGACCGGTTTGCAAACGGCATACTTGCGGAAAGTGAAGAACTTCTTAATCTAACAACCGAGGGCTACAAACTCGGAGAAATTGATTTCTTAACCCTGCTCGAAGCAAGGAGAACATACTTAACCAGCTCCAGGAGATATTACGACTACCTCCTTGATTATAATTTTAGATTGATCGAACTTGAAAAATTTTCACCCAAAGAATTTTTATATAATGAATAGATACAGGTATACTATGAAAATACAGCTTACTCTTTTTACTATTTTTATGATTGTCGCTTTCACTGCAGGCGGTTGTGGAGAGGAGCAAAAACCTAAAACAAAGGAGCAGAAAAAGGAACAACCTAAAAAGTATCAGGAAATTACCTTGACAAAAGAACAGGCAGCAATCCTGAATGTCAAACTATTCAAAATTGAGAAGAAATCTCTCGACTATTCTTTAGTGATAGCTTCTACAGTTGTTCCTGCACCTCAAAACATCGCCAAAGTTAGTGCACCGATCAGCGGAAGGATTATCAAGATTTACAAAAATGAAGGTGACCGGGTCAGGCAGGGAGAAGTGATTTGTGAGCTCGAAAGTTTGGAGTTTGCTGACCTGATAGCCGATTTGGTAAAAGCAAAGTCAGAATTGAACTATCAAACAAACAAACTTGACAGGAATTTACAGTTAAAGGAAAAGGGAATCAGCACAGAGAGCCGACTCGAAGAGGTAAAAGCTGAATACGAGAGGGCTGTTGCTGCTCTTGCTGCAGCAAAAGCAAGGTTGAGATCTGTCGGAGTACCTGAAAAACAAATAGAATCCCTAAATTCCTCAAACATCAAAGATCCGGTCCTAAAGATTTTCAGTCCAATGTCAGGGCTTGTAAACGAAGATATGATCGATCCGGGTCAGGCTGTAACCTCCTACCAAAACATGATGTCAATTGTAAACCTGAGCAAAGTTCAAATTCGTGGTTTCGTTTCCCCTGAGGATCTTAAACTGGTCAACACAGGTGACAGATTTACTGCTTTCTCAAAAGATAACCCTGAACAGTTTGTCTCGGGAACCATCGGAAGCATAAACCCTTCCCTCGATGAGGTGAACAAGGCCATAACCGTCAA
This genomic window from Ignavibacteria bacterium contains:
- a CDS encoding DUF350 domain-containing protein, whose amino-acid sequence is MILDHLLTAAVYFAAGVILMLLGIFAFRLFNPKYNVKDELVEKDNFAFAIVFASYFAGVIISIGGVFFGPSGGLVNDLIDIAIYGLLSIILLNISAYINDWFILRKIDAPKEITVDRNAGTAVVLGASSIATGLVVSSAVSGEGGSILTAIAFWVIGQFALILFSFLYQFITPYDYLKEIEQDNVAVGLGFAGILIAISIIINEAMFGDFPGWENFISDVVVDLLIGIVLLPLVRILTDKVILPGKRLSYEVQGQSVPNTGAGLIEAFVYIGSALLIGWAL
- a CDS encoding polyamine aminopropyltransferase translates to MKKSNLLKLCLFATGVSGIVAEYILSTLAAYFLGDSVIQWTLIVSLMLFSMGLGSSLSKFIKHNLLEKFILIEFTLSIATSFSAIIVYSISAFPEFRGVTIYSLSIFIGLLIGLEIPIVTRLNEEFEELRVNIANVLEKDYYGSLVGGIFFAFVGLPIIGLTYTPFILGAIDFSVALLLYLHLRERFKYSKIAMGTLIISVTIIIVSGAIFSNPIIRFSEQLKYLDNIVYEEQTKYQKIVITKWKEYHWLYLNNSVQFSTYDESLYHEPLVHIPLQMSGSMDRVLILGGGDGCAAREVLKYPAVKEIYLVDIDKAITDLAQKNDILLEINKGSLNNKKVKIINTDAFRYLEESNSLYDVIIADFPDPRNSDISRLYSKEFYSIVQKHLSKDGIFITQACSPYFAAKAFFCIDTTIKASGFSTLRMRNHVPTMGEWGYIIGSTSLNGEQLKQKYNEIKIDEHITNWLNNNVLDALISFGKSPLKDNEEIKVNNLTEPVLYRYFEQGDWGLY
- a CDS encoding DUF2179 domain-containing protein, coding for MFEGAFGPIIVGLLRICDVSLGTLRTILVVQGKKYLAGFVGFFEAAIWVIAVSQIFAYLNDNPWMILGYATGYGLGNVIGVWFEQKIGLGFVQVTIFSLEKSDEIAAELRSSAFGVTILPAEGLTGNIKMLISVVDRKKQRHLMKLVESIDSKAFISIQSSLPYRGYRPGARI
- a CDS encoding inorganic phosphate transporter translates to MEIYYLVIVFVLFILAVSDLIFGVANDAVNFLNSAIGSKVAPRHIILVFASLGVLGGALFSSGMMEVARKGLFNPEMFNFAQVMGLFVAVMFTDVLLLDLYNTFGLPTSTTVSLVFGLLGAALGTATFNVLSTSGNLDSVMTFINTERAFIIISGIFLSVIISFNVSLVVQYFVRMIFTFDYKPRIKKYGAIFGAVAFSLISFFLFSKGLKGSIFEHTAFADWVTHHILESLAYSFAISLVLFFILNNILKINIFKPIVILGTFALAFAFAANDLVNFIGVPLAGYQAFQSVSFDSDPSNTMMSSLKEGGAVPFLILVLSGVIMIVTIWKSKKSNTVTKTEVNLSRQGKGKEKFKKSSIAKNVVKSTLFIFDMFKSVSPKILTNWINSRFDKSKYQPEPGPDGKIPSFDLIRASVNLVVASSLISFGTSLKLPLSTTFVTFIVAMGTSLADRAWEHDNAVNRVNGVLTVVGGWFLTAVFALVISFIFALMISAGGLAIIMLLLLLSAFLIFRTHKYHGEQVKKEEEADAKSK
- a CDS encoding TolC family protein, with the protein product MIKNRYLPVIFFFISIAVCSQSLDNPSFVDTLSVKRALHLAVLKSPKLQKLVQAVNQKKAELRGNSGLSDPVLSYSREGIGNTSFSSFDEQRLGISQDIIFPVTTSRITDRISSEIEALQLEYENALLLLREEIKKSYSQLQYGLEILHLAESELEISKGVYEAVKLKFESGEATKIELLKAKIQVNEAENSISEAQNYLHQSRYSLFNQIGLETTNQKYSINFPDTLYYKKTEISQSDILSTFYDMPGVRSKKKLIEAAENQLRVAEAAYFPNISLNLFGQDFGSGFKALGFEVGVSLPLWFQSNQRSLIDHSISSVKISDENYREELLLMKKEVEIAWHGYESAGENLDRFANGILAESEELLNLTTEGYKLGEIDFLTLLEARRTYLTSSRRYYDYLLDYNFRLIELEKFSPKEFLYNE
- a CDS encoding efflux RND transporter periplasmic adaptor subunit, whose product is MKIQLTLFTIFMIVAFTAGGCGEEQKPKTKEQKKEQPKKYQEITLTKEQAAILNVKLFKIEKKSLDYSLVIASTVVPAPQNIAKVSAPISGRIIKIYKNEGDRVRQGEVICELESLEFADLIADLVKAKSELNYQTNKLDRNLQLKEKGISTESRLEEVKAEYERAVAALAAAKARLRSVGVPEKQIESLNSSNIKDPVLKIFSPMSGLVNEDMIDPGQAVTSYQNMMSIVNLSKVQIRGFVSPEDLKLVNTGDRFTAFSKDNPEQFVSGTIGSINPSLDEVNKAITVNSTVTTKNEWPKPGQILRMEISTGTEEPVIGIPLDAIIYQGDVPYVFVKKSENTFILRPVRLAKSTEKIGIVKEGLSEGEEIATSNVFDLKALSKSAEGGE